The following coding sequences lie in one Spinacia oleracea cultivar Varoflay chromosome 1, BTI_SOV_V1, whole genome shotgun sequence genomic window:
- the LOC110785573 gene encoding kelch repeat-containing protein At3g27220 yields the protein MKFGRHNHKHSSSSSSLKLVILVSFLALVGFGVVADLLWASSSSTFSAFRYVADNWPSQQSTTINLPSVNLTSHPKAKGKDQGKNGAQQRILSATFADLPGPELQWEKMPSAPVPRLDGAAIQIKNILYVFAGYGNINLVHSHVDVYNFTDNTWGESFPMPKEMAHSHLGMVTDGRYIYVVTGQYGPQCRGPTARNFVLDTETRQWKDLLSLPFPRYAPATQLWRGRLHVMGGSGVNRYTPEIEHWSLVVKDGKPLEKAWRSEVPIPRGGPHRACVVVDDKLMVIGGQEGDFMAKPGSPIFKCSRRHEVVFADVYVLDDEMKWKTLPPMPKPDSHIEFAWTIVNHSIIIAGGTTDKHPNTKKMILNGEIFRFDLDTLKWSVIGKLPYRVKTTLVGFWDGWFYFTSGQRDKGPDDPAPRKVIGEIWRTKLSF from the exons ATGAAATTCGGAAGGCACAACCACAAGCATTCGTCATCATCTTCGTCGTTGAAACTAGTGATTCTGGTATCGTTTCTCGCTTTGGTTGGATTTGGCGTTGTTGCAGATCTCTTATGGGCGTCTTCTTCTTCTACCTTTTCCGCTTTTCGATATGTTGCTGATAATTGGCCTTCTCAGCAATCTACTACGATTAATCTTCCCAGTGTTAACCTAACTTCTCATCCTAAG GCAAAGGGTAAAGATCAAGGAAAGAATGGAGCTCAACAAAGAATTTTATCAGCTACTTTTGCAGACTTGCCAGGACCCGAACTACAGTGGGAGAAGATGCCATCGGCTCCTGTGCCACGTCTAGATGGAGCTGCCATACAGATTAAGAATATCTTGTACGTTTTTGCTGGATATGGAAACATTAATCTT GTGCATTCCCATGTTGACGTCTACAATTTTACGGACAATACTTGGGGAGAAAGTTTTCCTATGCCTAAGGAGATGGCTCATTCTCATTTAGGAATGGTAACGGATGGGAGATATATATATGTTGTAACTGGACAATATGGTCCACAATGCAGAGGGCCGACAGCTCGTAATTTCGTGCTGGATACTGAAACAAGGCAGTGGAAGGACCTTCTTTCTTTGCCATTCCCTAG GTATGCACCAGCTACTCAACTTTGGAGAGGAAGGTTGCATGTCATGGGTGGTAGTGGGGTAAACCGGTACACACCTGAAATAGAACACTGGAGTCTGGTAGTGAAGGATGGGAAACCATTGGAGAAGGCGTGGCGATCCGAAGTGCCTATTCCTCGTGGTGGACCTCACAG ggCTTGTGTTGTGGTTGATGACAAACTAATGGTTATTGGAGGTCAAGAGGGTGATTTCATGGCCAAACCTGGGTCACCAATTTTTAAGTGCTCCCGCAGGCATGAG gtggtattTGCCGATGTTTATGTGCTGGATGATGAGATGAAGTGGAAAACGCTCCCCCCCATGCCAAAGCCAGATTCCCATATAGAGTTTGCCTGGACTATAGTTAACCATTCAATTATCATTGCGGGAGGCACAACTGACAAGCATCCTAACACAAAAAAGATGATCCTGAATGGAGAAATTTTCCGGTTTGATCTAGACACACTG AAATGGTCAGTGATAGGGAAACTTCCGTACCGTGTCAAAACAACTCTAGTTGGATTTTGGGATGGTTGGTTCTATTTTACTTCCGGTCAGCGAGATAAAGGGCCTGATGATCCAGCCCCCAGAAAGGTCATTGGGGAAATTTGGAGAACTAAATTAAGCTTCTAG
- the LOC110785633 gene encoding expansin-A23-like produces the protein MVRFLPFLYYCFLAITIALSLSCQATNDEWVTDAHATFYGDMKGGETMYGACGYKDLYSQGYGLETAALSTALFNNGSACGSCYEIQCINSKWCKPSHNTIRITATNFCPPNYTKTVDIWCNPPQKHFDLSLKMFLTIAEYKAGIVPVRFRRVPCVRKGGLKFLLQGNQGWYLVLVFNVGGVGNVADVKIKPSNSPNWMQMTRNWGQNWQFTKNLIGQSLSFQVTTSDGKIVQSNNVVPANWQFGQTFEGSKNF, from the exons ATGGTTAGATTTCTTCCATTTTTGTATTATTGTTTCTTGGCTATTACAATAGCACTTTCGTTAAGCTGCCAAGCAACCAACGATGAATGGGTGACGGATGCCCATGCTACATTTTATGGTGATATGAAAGGAGGCGAGACTATGT ATGGTGCTTGTGGGTATAAAGATCTATACTCACAAGGTTACGGCCTTGAAACAGCAGCATTAAGCACGGCATTATTCAACAATGGATCGGCATGTGGATCGTGTTATGAGATACAATGCATAAACTCCAAATGGTGCAAACCCAGCCATAATACTATTAGGATCACAGCCACAAACTTCTGCCCCCCTAATTACACAAAAACAGTCGATATTTGGTGTAATCCTCCTCAAAAACACTTCGATCTATCACTTAAGATGTTCTTAACAATTGCGGAATACAAAGCCGGGATTGTACCTGTAAGATTTCGCCGAGTTCCTTGTGTTAGGAAGGGTGGCTTGAAATTCCTACTACAAGGGAATCAAGGTTGGTACCTTGTATTAGTGTTTAATGTTGGAGGTGTTGGAAATGTTGCAGATGTTAAGATTAAGCCGTCAAATTCCCCAAATTGGATGCAAATGACACGTAATTGGGGTCAAAATTGGCAATTCACGAAAAATTTGATAGGGCAAAGTTTGTCATTCCAAGTGACTACTAGTGATGGTAAAATTGTGCAATCCAATAACGTCGTACCGGCTAATTGGCAATTTGGCCAAACATTTGAAGGAAGCAAAAACTTCTAA
- the LOC110785527 gene encoding expansin-A9-like — protein MVRFLPFLYYCFLAITIALSLSCQAASDEWVTDAHATFYGDIKGGETMYGACGYKDLYSQGYGLETAALSTALFNNGSACGSCYEIQCVNSKWCKPNHNTIKITATNFCPPNYTKTVDIWCNPPQKHFDLSLKMFLTIAEYKAGIVPVRFRRVPCVRKGGLKFLLQGTQGWYLVLVFNVGGAGNVADVKIKPSNSPNWMQMTRNWGQNWQFTKKLIGQSLSFQVTTSDGKMVQSDNVVPANWQFGQTFEGSKNF, from the exons ATGGTTAGATTTCTTCCATTTTTGTATTATTGTTTCTTGGCTATTACAATAGCACTTTCGTTAAGCTGCCAAGCCGCCAGCGATGAATGGGTGACGGATGCCCATGCCACATTTTATGGTGATATTAAAGGAGGCGAGACTATGT ATGGTGCTTGTGGGTATAAAGATCTATACTCACAAGGTTACGGCCTTGAAACAGCAGCATTAAGCACGGCATTATTCAACAATGGATCGGCATGTGGATCATGTTATGAGATACAATGCGTAAACTCCAAATGGTGCAAACCCAACCATAATACTATTAAGATCACTGCCACAAACTTCTGCCCCCCTAATTACACAAAAACAGTCGATATTTGGTGTAATCCTCCTCAAAAACACTTCGATTTATCACTTAAGATGTTCTTAACAATTGCGGAATACAAAGCCGGGATTGTACCTGTACGATTTCGCCGAGTTCCTTGTGTTAGGAAGGGTGGCTTGAAATTCCTACTACAAGGGACTCAAGGTTGGTACCTTGTATTAGTGTTTAATGTTGGAGGTGCTGGAAATGTTGCAGATGTTAAGATTAAGCCGTCTAATTCCCCAAATTGGATGCAAATGACGCGTAATTGGGGTCAAAATTGGCAATTCACGAAAAAATTGATAGGACAAAGTTTGTCATTCCAAGTGACTACTAGTGATGGTAAAATGGTGCAGTCCGATAACGTCGTACCGGCTAATTGGCAATTTGGGCAAACATTTGAAGGAAGCAAAAACTTCTAA
- the LOC110785636 gene encoding expansin-A9-like, whose product MVRFFPFLYYCFLAITIALSLSCQAANNEWVTDAHATFYGDIKGGETMYGACGYKNLYTQGYGLKTAALSTALFNNGSACGSCYEIQCVNSKWCKPGHNTIKITATNFCPPNYTKSVDIWCNPPQKHFDLSLKMFLTIAEYKAGIVPVRFRRVPCVRKGGLKFLLQGTQGWYLVLVFNVGGAGNVVDVKIKPSNSQNWMQMTRNWGQNWQFTKNLIGQSLSFQVTTSDGKMVQSNNVIPANWQFGQTFEGSRNF is encoded by the exons ATGGTtagattttttccatttttgTATTATTGTTTTTTGGCTATTACAATAGCACTTTCGTTAAGCTGTCAAGCCGCCAACAATGAATGGGTGACGGATGCTCATGCTACATTTTATGGTGATATAAAAGGAGGCGAGACTATGT ACGGTGCTTGTGGGTATAAAAATCTATACACACAAGGTTACGGCCTTAAAACAGCAGCATTAAGCACGGCGTTATTCAACAATGGATCGGCATGTGGATCTTGTTATGAGATACAATGCGTAAACTCCAAATGGTGCAAACCCGGCCATAATACTATTAAGATCACTGCCACAAATTTCTGCCCCCCTAATTACACAAAATCAGTCGATATTTGGTGTAATCCTCCTCAAAAACACTTCGATTTATCACTTAAGATGTTCTTAACAATCGCGGAATACAAAGCCGGGATTGTACCTGTACGATTTCGCCGAGTTCCCTGTGTTAGGAAGGGTGGCTTGAAGTTCCTACTACAAGGGACTCAAGGATGGTACCTTGTACTAGTGTTTAATGTCGGGGGTGCTGGAAATGTGGTTGATGTTAAGATTAAGCCGTCTAATTCCCAAAATTGGATGCAAATGACGCGTAATTGGGGTCAAAATTGGCAATTCACGAAAAATTTGATAGGGCAAAGTTTGTCATTCCAAGTAACTACTAGTGATGGTAAAATGGTGCAGTCTAATAACGTCATACCGGCTAATTGGCAATTTGGCCAAACATTTGAAGGCAGCAGAAACTTCTAA